The region GGGGGGCGGAGGGACGCCATGGtgggtgttgtggttggtggtggtgtttacTGTGAGGGACGACGGCGAGGTTCAAAAAATGTTTAATTGACGTCAGGGTCTATCTTGGCGGGGATTAGTATATTACCCTAACCCTGGTTTTGACACGGTTGTGATGTTCAATGTCAAGAGAATCACATCTTTCTTGCTCTTTATTTTCCGTCACTCACTTTCATCCTTCTCCCATTCTCACGATTCATGAATCCTAGTTTGTTATAGATTCACGGCGTCATGTCTGTCAACCTTGTGAACTCAGACGTGGAATTGTTTACATAATACCAAGGCCGAATGTCAGAGGCTCTGAAACACAGGGCTGGTGGATCTTGACTTTCGACACCAGGTTTCACCAGGTCGCAGTCGACAGGCATCCCCAACCGAGCGCCTGTCCCAAGCTTCGTGTCAACCTCCGTCTGATGTTTCGAGAACCGCCGGGATGGGAACAATAGCCGGAGATTTCAACGGTAATGGTACTCTCTTGCGAGATGATCGCTCGGTTGAGCAACAGATCGCTGTCTCTCCCGTTGATATTTTGGCTTGCAGTTAGAGGTTTGGCAACAGGCGGAGTTGGTTCATGCTGAAGAACCTCACATGCTTCACTATGGCGAACATGGAGATCTTTACAACTGGTGACAGGTTCAACATTGAACAAACTGGGCTTGGACTCAGTGcaatcaacaccatccagtGATGCCTTTAACTGAGCTTAGCGTCGTCCCGACACATGGGATGGCGTTGGGGAAAGGGGTAGGGGCTGAGGCAGATCAGATGCGACACTGTTCAAAACAACGCTTGGCTATGACTTCTCGACTGGGCAATGGAGATCTTCTGGTGGTTCGTTGTGGGATTCTCATAGACTCCGAAAACCCGATCACGTTAACATGGGAATAACCCCATGTTTTGAGCTGGCGCCAACTTCGACCCCTGCCTTGATGATACGAGGCTGTTTTCCATTTGAGTGGAATCGTTCGTTACTGGGATGATGAGGTATGGTACTTTACACCACTTTCAATGACACACTGGCTTGGAAAGGGGTTTTGAGTCTTCAAGTAGTTCGCTATATAAGACCAAGTGGTCAGCCAGCAAAGATCaatattctttttctctcttcagCAGCGACAACAACTTTCTTCTCGTCTCTGTTCATTACTTTTTTCACTTCTTACACAGCTGTGCTGTCTTAACATCAACTTTACGCATTCATTCCATTTTATTTACAGCCAGCTACTCTCCCAACACTCCCTCTTCAAAATTACCAAATTTGTCAACATGTTCTTCAAGGCCACCTTCcttttctccctcctcgccacctcTTTGGCTCTCCCCACTGGTACTGCTAGCCGCAACGTCGAGAAGAGAGGTATTCTTCAGGTCCAGAACTACTCTCAGTTCCAAGTCTCCGGCGGTGTCGCTGGCAATGCCCTCGCCGAGGTCAATGCCAAGTTTCCCGTAAGTTTACCTATGCTTAGTGCTCAACTTCCTCGTCATGTACTAACTATTGATTAGATCAATCTGAATAATCCCGGCTCCGTTGACGCCGAGGAtctcgccatcctcaaggCTGCTCGCAAGACGGCCGAAAACGCCGAGACCAAGGCCGGTGGCTTCAACGAGGCCATTGAGGCGGCGGGCGGTGAGAAGACCACTACCGGCAGGGCTCTCCAGAACGGCAAGATCAAGAACAAGGTTCTGAAGCTGCAGCTCCAGGTTATGATTGCTCAGATTGAGGCTGCTCAGGGCAAGGACACTGCTGCGAAGCTTGCTGATGTCACCAAGAAATTGAACAAGAATGTCGAGACTGATCAGAAGAACGCTGGCCAGCTGAGCACTACTGTTAACTTTCAGGGTACTAGCCAGCCTTAAGGGGTTGTTCCAGTGGTTGTATATAATTTGAAATGATGCACATATTCTTTCCATCTCCCTGTCAAATCTGCGCACAGATAGCTGCACCTTCTTGCTTCTGTTGTTGAAATTTATAGGTCAACCAAGATAAGTAGGTACGTGCTGAGGTGCGCAACCCATGAATTAAATGATGCAGTGATAGAAGGCCATACATCCGTGTTACAGCATCCTCTTCTCTTGCCAGTGTTATGTTCGCGAGCGCACGTTACTAAACGGGTAAGGTCAAGCCACATACCTTTTGCGAGGCATGCGAAATCCCCCAAACCTCTTTCAATGCTGTTGGCTGCATTAGCCGCCGAGAAACACCACAAGGCTCTCACTCGCAGCAGCTGATTGGTGAGCAAGGTAAGGAATTCTATTGTCGATTCCAGACCGCTAGCATCTGTGAAATCATCGTGTTATCCTGGGTGCTTCCAAAATACCTTCCTTCAACAATAAGACTATTATGTTTCTCGTGTGAGCGGGGATTGCATTATCGAAAGCGGAAGAGAGATTGAGAGATGCTGTCGCGCAATATGAGAAagacctcaacctcaaccagtAGAAGACCTTGCTTGCCTACAGGCTTCAAGCACACAAATCCCCCCCAGATGTTAGCGACGTCATGCGAATTACGGCGGAGATTGACCGCGAGGTGTCCAAAACCAAAGTGTTTCGTGGCCGTTGTTTCGGCCCCCGGTTCACCAACATTTTACAAGCCGTTCAACAATCTGCAGCACTCggagatgttgttgttggaggctCTCAGAATCTTATTGCTTGTGGAGTATGGTCACTGGTATGATTCAGCTTGCTTGTAGGAACTTTGTATGGTGCTCTTTTCAGAATGATGACTGAGTACTAACTCAGCTGTGACGGCGAATTTCTCTGCGTGTGTCGAGAGGCTCTCCAAGTTATTGATCGATTCTGGCCGTGCTGCGCCACGTTATCAAGAGATGGCTTTGCTCTACCCGCAATCCCGGTCGCTCCGGTCAAACATGTGCAAATACTTTACCGTTGTCGTCCGTCTGTGTCACCAACTCGTGATGTTCACGAAACAATCTATCTTTCAACAGTTGAAAGCCTTCTTGAGTGACCAAAAGATGACTTCGTTTCGAGACCAGCTTGACCACTGGGCTGTCTCAATTAAAGCGGAAGTCTGGCTCCTCACGAATAAAAGCGTCGAAGAGCAAGGATTGAGTTTGAAGGCCATCATGAGGTCAGGAAAGACTCGTCGAGCAGAGAAAGCAAAGTTCAAAGTCCTCAACTATTGTTCGACTTACGATTATCAGTCCACTTGGAAAGAGCTACGAAAAGCGGGCAACACAAGTCTTCTTCAGGGCAGCGCGGAGTATCACAGCTGAAAAACCGCACGACAGTCTGCAA is a window of Podospora pseudopauciseta strain CBS 411.78 chromosome 1, whole genome shotgun sequence DNA encoding:
- a CDS encoding hypothetical protein (EggNog:ENOG503NZDV; COG:S); protein product: MLSRNMRKTSTSTSRRPCLPTGFKHTNPPQMLATSCELRRRLTARCPKPKCFVAVVSAPGSPTFYKPFNNLQHSEMLLLEALRILLLVEYAVTANFSACVERLSKLLIDSGRAAPRYQEMALLYPQSRSLRSNMCKYFTVVVRLCHQLVMFTKQSIFQQLKAFLSDQKMTSFRDQLDHWAVSIKAEVWLLTNKSVEEQGLSLKAIMRSGKTRRAEKAKFKVLNYCSTYDYQSTWKELRKAGNTSLLQGSAEYHS
- a CDS encoding hypothetical protein (EggNog:ENOG503P4MT), whose translation is MFFKATFLFSLLATSLALPTGTASRNVEKRGILQVQNYSQFQVSGGVAGNALAEVNAKFPINLNNPGSVDAEDLAILKAARKTAENAETKAGGFNEAIEAAGGEKTTTGRALQNGKIKNKVLKLQLQVMIAQIEAAQGKDTAAKLADVTKKLNKNVETDQKNAGQLSTTVNFQGTSQP